The Acidobacteriota bacterium genome segment TTTCCAGAAGCCCGGCCAGATCATTGGCCACGGTGTTCGGATTGTCGACGGCTCCGTCACGGGTGGAGAGATGGAAAGCATCGCTCACTTTTCGGAGCTTGTCCTCCCAGAAAAGGAGATAGGGGCTCTTGACGTCGATGAGGGTGATCACTCGGTTGCCCTTGGCTTTGAGGGCCCGGGCGATGGGATGAATGGCGGCGATCCCGAAACAGCCTCCGGCACAGACGACAGTCCCATAATCGGCGATTTCTGAGGCCTTGCCCAGAGGGCCGACGAAGACGGGGATGTCGTCGCCCGCCTTGAGGAGCGACAGTTTCTGAGTGGATGTGCCGACGATGAGAAAAACGGCTGTAACCGTGCCTTTCTCTTTGTCCCAGTCGGCGATGGTCAGGGGGATGCGCTCGCCCCTCTCGTCGGGCATGACGATCAGAAACTGGCCCGCTTCGCTTTTTCGGGACACGTCGGGGGCATGGACTTCCAGAAGATGGATATTGGGGGCAAGGCGGATGCGCTGGATGATCTTGGCCATCAGGTCACCTTCTTTTTGGGGGAATTCCGGACGCGGGCCAGACCTTTGACTTCCCGGACGGGGTCCCAGCCCTTATAGATGTCGGGATTTCCGGAAATCCGGCTGCCGGCCGCTGCGGGGGAATCGATCGGGAGAAAAGACGAGGACGTTTCGACGGAACCCTGGAGAAAGACATCGCGCGGATCGCCGGGGGCAAGATCGGCCAGGCCCGCAAAGGCGCCGTCCCGGGCGGCGAGGTCTTTCCGGATGTTCGGGATGTCCGCCGCCGCGAATCCTTCAAAACCAAGGGTGTGTCCCAGACCCGCCAGGATCTCCGTGTCCGGCCGCGCCGAGCCCGGCGGCGGCAGGGCCGCATCCCAGGCCTGGATTCGTCCTTCGGCGTTGACGAAACTCCCGGCCGTTTCCAGGGCCGTCGTGCCGGGGAAGACGACATCGGCTTCCCGCAGGGCATCGGTCCAGAAGGCCCCCTGGCCGATGAGGACGTCCGGCCGGACTCCTTCGAGACCGGTACCGCCGTCTAGGAGATAAAGAGCCTTGATCCGGTTGGATTTAACGGCCTCAATCAGATTTTCGGGCGTTGTTTCGCCGGCAGGAAAAAGCCGGCGGAGTTCAGCCAGCCCGCGGCTGTTGCAGTCTTCAGAGAGGGAGAGGCGCCTTGCTCCGACGAGAAGAGACAGGTTTTGAAGCGCTGTTCCGGCTCCTCCCCGGTCTTCCGCATAATCCGGACCGTGAAGAAAAACCGCGGGCTGTTTGCCTGCAATAAGGCGTGCAAAGGCGCGTAAGTCCTCGGGATCGA includes the following:
- a CDS encoding sulfide/dihydroorotate dehydrogenase-like FAD/NAD-binding protein yields the protein MAKIIQRIRLAPNIHLLEVHAPDVSRKSEAGQFLIVMPDERGERIPLTIADWDKEKGTVTAVFLIVGTSTQKLSLLKAGDDIPVFVGPLGKASEIADYGTVVCAGGCFGIAAIHPIARALKAKGNRVITLIDVKSPYLLFWEDKLRKVSDAFHLSTRDGAVDNPNTVANDLAGLLEKEKDVARVFAIGCTQMMATCAEATRPLGIRTMVSLNPIMVDGTGMCGACRVTVGETTKFACVDGPEFNGHSVDWAELFARRKSYFNDEIRSLCAWEQEIYS